A single Pseudovibrio sp. Tun.PSC04-5.I4 DNA region contains:
- a CDS encoding polysaccharide biosynthesis/export family protein, with product MSSFSVSAVTKRLSAISGLVKSFSVVIPVLALLSGCSILPSAGPMSSEIQTTSSDRRENPFDYHLIDLDDKVVSVLSSYRSEGLTKVFAGGKWAPKHIVGVGDFVSVVVWEQGNDRLFASAGQAGGVELGPFMVNQSGSITVPYVGKVHARGKSVELLQTALQIALERKATAPQVIVTLKQNASSLVTVNGSVRKPGQYPLGINGERLLDVVATAGGNASPETESYISIERNGRQARQLLSVVFQDNEENVFIQPGDQIYVTHDPQTFTAFGAIPKVGEYPIQASNVSLIEALGRIGGLKDGSANSKGLFVFRYEDPQVMAQLRTEYSGTNSGKIPVIYKLNMRDARSYFKAQLFSLRDKDIVYVSNSYGAELNKFIRILSGTLAIGKVATQF from the coding sequence ATGAGTTCTTTTTCGGTATCAGCTGTAACAAAAAGGCTCTCAGCGATTTCTGGCCTAGTTAAGTCATTCTCAGTTGTTATCCCAGTACTTGCCTTGCTATCGGGCTGTTCTATCTTACCCTCTGCTGGCCCCATGTCCTCTGAGATACAGACAACCTCATCTGACAGGCGTGAAAATCCCTTTGATTATCATCTGATTGATCTTGATGATAAGGTCGTCTCGGTTCTGTCCTCGTATCGTTCAGAAGGACTGACGAAAGTATTTGCAGGCGGAAAATGGGCACCCAAGCATATTGTCGGGGTTGGTGATTTTGTTTCTGTTGTCGTCTGGGAGCAAGGCAATGACCGCCTGTTTGCGTCGGCCGGACAAGCCGGAGGTGTCGAACTTGGCCCCTTTATGGTAAATCAGAGCGGTTCAATAACGGTTCCCTACGTTGGTAAAGTTCATGCACGCGGCAAATCTGTTGAGCTTCTTCAAACGGCGCTCCAGATTGCACTGGAGCGTAAAGCCACCGCTCCGCAAGTGATTGTCACACTAAAACAAAATGCCAGCAGTCTGGTTACAGTAAACGGGTCTGTTCGCAAGCCAGGTCAATATCCGCTTGGAATTAATGGCGAGCGGTTGCTAGATGTTGTTGCAACTGCGGGTGGTAATGCTTCACCAGAAACCGAAAGTTACATTTCTATCGAGCGGAATGGACGTCAGGCACGCCAGCTACTCAGTGTTGTTTTTCAGGATAACGAAGAAAACGTCTTTATTCAGCCGGGCGACCAGATTTATGTAACCCATGATCCTCAAACCTTTACTGCATTTGGGGCGATTCCAAAAGTTGGAGAGTATCCAATTCAGGCTTCTAACGTCTCTCTTATCGAGGCATTGGGTCGGATTGGTGGGCTCAAGGATGGTTCAGCAAACTCCAAGGGTCTCTTTGTTTTCCGTTATGAAGACCCACAGGTTATGGCTCAGTTACGGACTGAATATTCCGGTACAAACTCTGGTAAAATTCCAGTTATATATAAACTCAATATGCGGGATGCTCGCTCCTACTTTAAGGCTCAGCTTTTCAGTCTGCGTGAC
- a CDS encoding SDR family NAD(P)-dependent oxidoreductase, producing MYTYSPTAILITGASSGLGKALALEYGRVGVVLWLTGRNEARLLKTVRAAEQQGATVFWKILDISDQEQVRDWIDEIEEQTPLDLVISNAGITGSHSIGDEIETANTAHAQVSTNLGGTINLVTAIAPYMQKRRSGRIALISSLAGMQPISDGPAYGASKAGIIAYGEAMRDHLHEWDVFVSVICPGYIRTPMADQFKSWRPFEYSAEQAANAIRKSVARKKAFFPFPWPLVLGIRIGKFLPWKLRRLANQRFNYER from the coding sequence ATGTATACTTACTCACCCACGGCGATTCTCATTACTGGTGCGAGTTCCGGCTTGGGGAAGGCCTTGGCGCTTGAATATGGGCGTGTTGGCGTGGTGCTCTGGCTAACCGGCCGCAATGAGGCTCGACTCTTGAAAACTGTACGAGCTGCTGAGCAACAAGGTGCGACTGTTTTTTGGAAAATACTAGATATTTCTGATCAAGAGCAGGTGCGAGACTGGATTGACGAGATCGAAGAGCAAACTCCGCTGGATCTGGTTATCTCCAATGCAGGAATTACGGGCTCTCATAGCATTGGTGATGAAATTGAAACGGCTAACACTGCGCACGCACAGGTCTCGACTAATTTAGGTGGCACTATTAATTTAGTTACGGCCATCGCCCCTTATATGCAAAAGCGAAGAAGCGGGCGGATCGCCCTTATCAGCTCACTTGCTGGCATGCAGCCGATCTCCGACGGACCCGCGTACGGCGCTTCGAAAGCGGGCATCATTGCCTATGGTGAAGCGATGCGGGATCATCTGCATGAATGGGATGTGTTTGTCTCAGTTATTTGCCCCGGATACATCCGCACTCCCATGGCTGATCAGTTCAAAAGCTGGAGGCCGTTTGAATATTCCGCAGAGCAGGCAGCAAACGCAATTCGCAAATCCGTAGCCAGAAAGAAAGCATTCTTTCCGTTCCCATGGCCGTTGGTATTGGGCATTCGAATTGGTAAGTTTCTGCCATGGAAGTTGCGTCGTTTAGCAAATCAGCGGTTTAATTATGAACGGTAG
- a CDS encoding aminotransferase class I/II-fold pyridoxal phosphate-dependent enzyme: MTKQKQMKLSKDDRLNALSAVRRSKNAVAKPKAEETASALAVAPKFADLPGFKEIRLQKAVGDLLQINNPFFRAHDARAGATTQIDGETYVNFASYDYLGLNGHPKVQQAAKAAVDRYGISASASRVVAGERLIHAELEQLIANMHGVDNSVAFVSGHATNVTCIGQIMQADDLIIHDAYIHNSIVTGAKLSGAMRQSFLHNNLEALEDILKLRAHKHQRTLIVVEGVYSMDGDFPDLPRLISIKKKYGAWLMVDEAHSIGIMGETGRGIGEHFQIDPKDVDIWMGTFSKTLAGCGGYIAGCNDLVDYLKLTASGFVYSVGIAPPIAAAVCEAIRLMKEEPSRVQAAQSNGQYFLEKAKEAGLNTGESKGYAVVPIMVGDSLKAVVLSARLLDRGLNVLPIIYPAVPEKSARLRFFITSEHTQQQLDLAIELLIAEVQLYEGNPVSIQQLMSS, translated from the coding sequence ATGACCAAACAAAAACAAATGAAATTGAGCAAGGACGATCGGCTGAACGCGTTAAGTGCAGTGCGCCGATCAAAAAACGCGGTTGCCAAGCCTAAAGCCGAGGAAACAGCGAGTGCTCTTGCCGTTGCGCCTAAGTTTGCGGATCTTCCAGGGTTTAAAGAAATTCGTCTACAGAAAGCCGTTGGTGATCTTTTGCAGATCAACAACCCTTTTTTTAGAGCCCATGATGCACGGGCAGGCGCGACAACGCAGATTGACGGCGAGACATACGTTAATTTCGCCTCCTACGATTATCTGGGCCTCAACGGGCATCCAAAAGTTCAGCAGGCAGCTAAAGCAGCGGTAGACCGCTATGGTATTTCAGCCAGTGCAAGCCGTGTCGTCGCAGGGGAACGGCTCATTCATGCAGAGCTGGAGCAACTTATTGCAAACATGCATGGCGTCGACAATTCTGTTGCCTTTGTGAGTGGCCACGCAACAAACGTCACCTGTATCGGGCAAATAATGCAGGCTGACGATCTGATTATCCATGACGCGTATATTCACAACAGTATTGTGACCGGAGCCAAGCTTTCCGGCGCTATGCGGCAGTCATTTCTGCATAATAATCTGGAAGCGCTGGAGGACATTCTTAAGCTCAGAGCACATAAACACCAACGCACTTTGATTGTTGTTGAAGGTGTTTACTCCATGGACGGAGATTTTCCGGATCTGCCACGCCTGATTTCTATTAAGAAGAAATATGGTGCATGGCTGATGGTCGATGAGGCACATTCCATCGGCATTATGGGTGAAACAGGGCGCGGTATTGGTGAGCATTTTCAGATTGATCCCAAAGATGTCGACATCTGGATGGGAACGTTTTCCAAAACACTCGCCGGATGCGGTGGTTACATCGCCGGATGTAACGATTTAGTGGACTACCTAAAACTGACAGCGTCAGGTTTCGTTTACAGCGTTGGCATTGCGCCGCCGATTGCAGCCGCTGTTTGTGAGGCTATTCGTCTAATGAAAGAGGAACCAAGCCGAGTTCAGGCCGCTCAATCTAACGGGCAATATTTTTTGGAAAAGGCGAAAGAAGCAGGCCTCAATACTGGAGAATCTAAGGGGTACGCAGTCGTTCCAATCATGGTTGGGGACTCCCTAAAAGCAGTTGTTCTGTCCGCTCGGTTACTTGACCGAGGTCTAAATGTTCTGCCGATCATCTACCCAGCGGTGCCAGAGAAATCAGCTCGACTTCGCTTCTTCATCACATCAGAGCATACGCAACAGCAGCTTGATCTTGCTATTGAACTTCTGATCGCTGAAGTTCAGCTATATGAGGGAAATCCGGTCTCAATTCAACAGCTCATGTCTTCCTAA
- a CDS encoding type I polyketide synthase: MFEIVGLSVRVPGASNKDALWSLLRSERNSITEIPKDRWSHFRYEHPRVSEQGKAYTFKAGVLDDLWDFDPSVFGISPREAEQMDPQQRILLQLTWEAIEDAGISPDEIVGENVGVYVGTSALDYASESLFDPNVANGHFMTGNTLSIVSNRLSYIYDLKGPSLTVDTACSSSLVALHEAYLALSSGLIDTAIVAGVNVLASPFPFIGFAQATMLSPDGQCKAFDANGNGYVRSEGGAVLVIRRKDAPRWKGQRSHADIVAVDVNSDGRTIGMSLPSDVEQAKLLERIYQKHDIDPNQLAFIEAHGTGTRVGDPAEAGSIGRTLAQKRSAPLPIGSIKTNVGHLEPASGLVGLIKSVLALQNDYFPASLHFKDPNPDIDFETLNIQVAAEGVSLTREETPRYAGINSFGFGGTNAHVILTDPVQSAYEQEEQVEDGAATHSLLLSAPSKEALVELAKAYSNSALLDDLSIRDVCATSYHRKRLFLEKAIFQAQDATSMQAALSDFAEGQTNSRVDYTNKSIGSGKCAFAFSGNGAQWAGMGRDAYAFNDTFRATIEKVDALFENLSGWSLKTELFSETLEEDLQKTSRAQPLLFAIQVALCQAMQDYAVTPDIVLGHSIGEVAAAYVAGAITLEGAVKLVYHRSVEQEAVAGQGTMAALVLPAEEARRLIAESGFTTIEVAAENSPKSVSLSGSCEELDSFAKYARENHVAFKRVALNYPFHSELVETVEHPFRNKIGTVVSTSNCIPYISTVTGSLSEGQDLNADYWWQNLRRPVLFSKAVATAIDLGADIIIEIGPKPILQSYLRQVFAGKGVNGSVLQSLPGEKIIDIDPVLNLIARAFLAGIKVDTDKLFGSNPDKPVALVGLPWQNKSYRFENSCESNMELFRGGEHPLLGWRPNANYNLWTTHLDRFTVPFLQDHVINGQMIFPGAGYVEMALAAGKTLFETSAVELRSLDIVQAMVLSDEFLTEVQTEIFAETGTVKISSRMRLSGDDWTLHAVGRVGRVAKPAAAIKVDYGSALLVSSGHDIYDDALKYGLEFGPSFQRAQTISQIDESTFLVHLAALDEDKISSPFGIHPAELDGCFHGLLALFREADSRNNRPKAYVPIYFENIRQYLTGVSPAYVQIKIKRASALSILADFQIFDETDRVIIEISGGRFRATELGRKDSPSDLIYRIEPALVRDRAAQNNTLAQSFSPTEEYVTENFQIASDDAERETYLLLNAAAQRAAFDILSKFVDNEQNVEVDSFPIHHRRYFVNLLTILENAGAVTECGNGRYELTTDFEIPEFDLLIASILEESPQDIAAATLLSISRKRVLDGVGHGALEEDSLEHSSAMLEQYWFSSCEAKIRKDCLAQRLKSVLSDWDINTPLRVLDLGGSGLGLARDILQIVPHNLVQICILDNNHKSAARLAAGVVDEPNITVFDGSDPDKSHLWDAIMAEGPYDIAASSGLLHAALQNEPELFEKLSELLLDGGQFIAIEPPTDIFHDVTFGLTPNWFAASISDHFPVGPLKTCKEWIDQIDDKAFGKPVAIEAMKEGACVVVLQATAIPALVIATEDQAAKLPQSHSIVVVAGNAKLELDIAKALQNDNRLSTCDITVIDADNSRFNLNEASGWEAALLGVPLLEAELKTIVHLYGLAETGDSPVDQVMKRCATCIGFVKAYPDLAGQLALIAPGGSGYNPQTEAPAQSAAWAFARVFGNEAPELNPVSIDVRLNQDASGIASDIIEALLYQGHETEFHSTQQSHAVSRVKSGFGAASLQAAENVELCLTETGSINHLSWRNQLRVEPSEGDVEVLVAATGLNFRDVMWTLGLLPEEALEDGYGGPNLGLEISGTVTRVGSDVSGLTVGDKVVAFTSGGYSSYVTCPQFAVAKLNQSQELISAATYPVAFLTAYYSLIHLGDLKADQWVLIHGGAGGVGLAALQIAKHVGAKIIATAGTEEKREILRLLGADYTMDSRNLEFPDEVMELTDGKGVHAVLNSLAGEAMEASINVVRPFGRFLELGKRDYYANTKIGLRPFRRNVSYFGIDLDQILLHDSELARKLIEDVFALIKDGTFTPLPYLSFEGRDVQDAFRLMQRSGHIGKILITPPKPNEIKVPQVHSKLRFSSEGHHIVIGGLGGFGLEICRWLADNGAQRITLTSRSATISDLHQNLIETLAGKGISVSAVSCDVTDRTAVHNMLSAHRDTAPIKNIIHAAMVLDDGIMQQLDEARFRKVLEPKVQGASLLNELTAQDELDQFILFSSATTLVGNPGQSHYVAANGYLEGLARARRQAGKPAIAVGWGAIGDVGFLARNKDVSGKLSRHLGEATINAREGLDILQLSMEQDDGRTANAVIYIGRFAWASAHQSLPLLSKPLFKEIVARSEAGNDGEGKTDIMSLIDGKTDADAKKIVAHLLAGEISHILRLPVEDISFQRPLAELGMDSLMGLELRMGVKKRFDLEIPLTSISGGTCLDDFATQILQKLRKREIGEHSKEDGSHSVLASQHLSNDLDEGQQSVVRDILDTQHNKTARILN; this comes from the coding sequence TCCTGATGAAATTGTTGGTGAGAACGTGGGTGTTTACGTAGGCACTTCGGCGCTCGACTATGCCAGCGAAAGCCTGTTTGATCCTAATGTGGCGAACGGCCACTTTATGACCGGTAATACGCTCTCAATTGTTTCTAACCGGCTCTCTTATATTTATGATTTAAAAGGGCCCAGCCTCACTGTAGATACCGCTTGTTCATCATCGCTGGTGGCATTACACGAGGCCTATCTCGCCTTAAGTTCCGGCCTAATTGATACTGCGATTGTTGCTGGCGTAAATGTTCTGGCTAGCCCGTTCCCGTTTATTGGGTTTGCACAGGCCACTATGCTCTCACCGGACGGGCAGTGTAAGGCCTTTGATGCGAACGGAAACGGCTATGTTCGGTCCGAAGGCGGTGCAGTGCTCGTCATTCGCAGAAAAGATGCTCCACGTTGGAAGGGGCAGCGCTCACATGCCGACATTGTGGCGGTTGATGTAAATTCCGATGGGCGGACAATAGGTATGTCTCTACCCTCTGATGTTGAGCAAGCCAAGCTGCTTGAGCGCATCTATCAAAAACATGATATTGACCCCAACCAGCTCGCCTTTATTGAAGCGCATGGCACCGGAACACGGGTCGGAGATCCTGCGGAGGCAGGCTCTATCGGGCGAACACTCGCGCAAAAACGCAGTGCCCCATTGCCGATTGGATCTATTAAAACCAATGTGGGTCATCTGGAACCCGCCTCTGGTCTTGTGGGTTTGATCAAATCTGTTCTGGCGCTTCAAAACGATTATTTTCCGGCCAGTTTGCATTTCAAGGACCCTAATCCGGATATAGACTTTGAAACGCTGAATATTCAAGTTGCAGCCGAAGGTGTTTCACTAACACGGGAAGAAACACCTCGGTATGCAGGCATCAACTCCTTTGGCTTTGGCGGCACCAACGCACATGTTATACTTACCGACCCTGTTCAATCTGCATACGAGCAAGAAGAACAGGTCGAAGACGGAGCTGCTACCCATAGTCTACTGCTTTCCGCACCGAGCAAGGAAGCGCTGGTCGAGCTTGCAAAAGCCTACTCTAATAGTGCTTTACTGGATGATCTCAGCATCCGTGATGTGTGCGCGACGAGCTATCATCGCAAACGCTTGTTTCTGGAAAAAGCTATTTTCCAGGCGCAGGATGCTACATCTATGCAAGCAGCTCTTTCTGACTTCGCAGAAGGGCAAACGAACTCTCGCGTAGACTACACCAATAAATCTATTGGGTCGGGAAAATGCGCCTTTGCATTTTCTGGAAATGGGGCTCAATGGGCAGGAATGGGACGAGATGCTTACGCATTTAACGACACCTTCCGCGCCACAATTGAAAAAGTTGACGCTCTTTTTGAGAACCTCTCCGGCTGGTCTCTCAAAACTGAGCTCTTTAGCGAGACGCTGGAAGAAGACCTTCAGAAAACCAGCAGGGCCCAACCACTACTTTTCGCCATCCAGGTAGCGCTGTGTCAGGCAATGCAGGATTATGCTGTTACGCCGGATATCGTACTCGGCCATAGCATAGGCGAAGTTGCCGCTGCTTATGTTGCCGGCGCAATTACGCTGGAAGGTGCCGTTAAACTCGTCTATCATCGCTCTGTAGAGCAAGAAGCTGTCGCCGGTCAAGGAACTATGGCTGCGCTTGTCTTGCCTGCGGAAGAGGCACGGCGCCTAATTGCAGAAAGCGGCTTCACTACGATTGAGGTGGCAGCAGAAAACAGTCCTAAATCTGTAAGCCTGTCTGGTAGCTGCGAAGAATTGGATAGTTTTGCAAAATATGCCCGCGAGAATCATGTTGCCTTCAAAAGAGTTGCCCTCAACTATCCATTCCATAGCGAACTGGTAGAAACAGTTGAGCACCCATTCCGAAATAAAATCGGGACGGTCGTATCAACCTCAAACTGCATACCGTACATTTCTACCGTGACAGGCTCCTTGAGTGAGGGGCAGGATCTTAATGCTGATTACTGGTGGCAGAATTTGCGTAGACCAGTTCTGTTTTCCAAGGCTGTTGCAACAGCAATCGATCTTGGCGCAGATATCATCATCGAGATTGGTCCAAAGCCAATTCTACAAAGTTACTTGCGTCAGGTTTTCGCCGGAAAAGGCGTGAACGGATCAGTGCTTCAAAGCCTTCCAGGCGAGAAAATCATCGACATTGATCCGGTTCTCAATCTGATCGCACGCGCGTTTCTGGCTGGCATCAAAGTCGACACTGACAAGTTGTTTGGATCCAATCCGGATAAGCCTGTCGCGCTAGTCGGCTTGCCGTGGCAAAATAAAAGCTACCGGTTTGAGAACAGTTGTGAATCCAACATGGAGCTCTTCAGAGGCGGTGAACACCCTTTGTTAGGCTGGCGTCCGAATGCGAATTACAATCTCTGGACCACGCATCTCGACAGGTTCACTGTTCCGTTTTTGCAAGATCACGTCATAAACGGGCAGATGATTTTCCCCGGTGCTGGTTATGTGGAAATGGCACTTGCAGCTGGAAAAACCCTATTTGAAACTAGTGCCGTTGAGCTACGCTCCTTGGACATCGTGCAGGCGATGGTTTTAAGTGACGAATTCCTGACAGAAGTCCAAACTGAGATTTTTGCGGAAACCGGTACAGTCAAAATCTCTAGCCGGATGCGTCTGAGCGGTGATGACTGGACCCTTCACGCGGTTGGCCGCGTAGGCCGGGTAGCAAAGCCCGCGGCTGCTATTAAAGTCGACTATGGATCTGCGCTGCTCGTTAGTTCCGGACATGATATCTACGATGACGCTCTAAAATATGGACTGGAATTTGGTCCAAGTTTTCAACGTGCGCAGACTATATCGCAGATTGATGAGAGTACGTTTCTTGTTCATCTTGCTGCGTTGGATGAAGATAAAATTTCTTCTCCGTTTGGAATTCATCCTGCCGAGCTTGACGGCTGTTTTCATGGCTTGCTTGCCTTGTTTCGAGAGGCAGATTCTCGAAACAATCGACCAAAAGCTTACGTCCCAATCTATTTTGAAAATATTCGCCAGTACCTGACTGGAGTTTCACCAGCATATGTCCAGATTAAGATAAAACGTGCCTCTGCGCTTTCCATTTTAGCTGATTTTCAGATTTTTGATGAAACTGACCGGGTTATTATTGAGATTTCCGGTGGTCGCTTTAGAGCAACAGAGCTTGGCCGGAAAGACAGCCCATCAGACTTGATTTACCGGATCGAGCCAGCTCTGGTTAGAGATCGAGCTGCGCAGAATAACACACTAGCCCAATCGTTTTCTCCTACTGAAGAATATGTGACAGAAAATTTCCAGATAGCCTCCGATGACGCAGAACGAGAAACTTACTTGCTTCTGAATGCAGCAGCTCAACGCGCCGCTTTTGATATCCTATCCAAATTTGTTGATAACGAACAGAACGTTGAAGTTGACAGTTTCCCAATCCACCATCGTAGATATTTTGTAAATCTGCTGACAATCTTGGAAAATGCAGGCGCTGTAACTGAGTGTGGTAATGGCCGTTATGAACTTACTACTGATTTTGAGATTCCAGAATTTGACTTGCTGATTGCGAGTATACTGGAAGAAAGCCCTCAGGACATAGCGGCTGCCACCCTGCTTTCCATCAGCCGTAAACGTGTTTTGGATGGGGTGGGTCACGGCGCATTGGAAGAGGATAGTCTTGAGCATTCCAGTGCGATGCTGGAACAGTACTGGTTTTCTTCCTGTGAAGCAAAAATACGCAAAGATTGTCTTGCACAGCGGCTAAAATCCGTTCTTTCCGACTGGGATATAAATACGCCGTTGCGTGTTCTGGATCTGGGAGGCTCCGGTCTGGGCCTCGCCCGAGACATTCTGCAGATTGTTCCACACAACCTAGTTCAGATCTGCATTCTAGACAACAATCATAAAAGCGCAGCCCGTTTGGCAGCTGGGGTTGTTGACGAGCCTAATATCACAGTTTTCGATGGGAGCGATCCGGACAAGAGCCACTTATGGGATGCCATCATGGCTGAGGGCCCCTACGACATTGCGGCCTCCTCTGGCCTGTTGCATGCAGCTTTGCAGAACGAACCAGAGCTTTTTGAAAAGCTTTCTGAACTACTATTGGATGGAGGGCAATTTATCGCAATTGAACCACCAACCGATATTTTTCACGATGTAACGTTCGGCCTGACGCCAAATTGGTTTGCAGCTTCCATTTCAGATCATTTCCCTGTTGGTCCACTTAAGACTTGCAAAGAATGGATAGATCAAATTGATGATAAAGCTTTCGGAAAGCCTGTCGCTATTGAGGCTATGAAAGAAGGCGCTTGTGTTGTTGTGCTGCAGGCGACAGCAATACCGGCTTTGGTGATCGCAACTGAGGACCAGGCAGCCAAGCTGCCGCAATCCCATTCAATCGTTGTTGTTGCTGGCAATGCGAAACTAGAGCTCGATATTGCAAAGGCCCTGCAAAACGACAATCGTTTATCGACATGCGACATCACAGTCATTGATGCTGATAACAGCCGTTTCAACTTAAACGAAGCAAGTGGCTGGGAGGCCGCACTTTTGGGTGTGCCACTTCTGGAAGCTGAGTTGAAAACCATTGTGCACCTTTATGGCCTCGCAGAGACTGGGGACAGTCCCGTCGATCAGGTCATGAAGCGCTGCGCAACATGCATTGGTTTCGTCAAAGCATACCCTGATCTGGCGGGGCAACTTGCCCTCATCGCCCCTGGTGGAAGTGGTTATAATCCGCAAACGGAAGCTCCAGCGCAAAGTGCTGCTTGGGCCTTTGCTCGTGTGTTTGGTAATGAAGCGCCGGAGTTGAACCCTGTCTCGATTGATGTCCGTTTAAATCAGGACGCCTCAGGTATTGCCTCCGATATTATTGAGGCGCTGCTGTATCAAGGTCATGAAACAGAATTTCACAGTACCCAGCAAAGCCACGCGGTATCGCGCGTTAAATCAGGGTTTGGTGCGGCCTCATTGCAAGCGGCAGAAAACGTAGAACTGTGCCTTACCGAGACTGGCTCAATCAATCATTTAAGCTGGCGCAACCAGCTCCGAGTTGAACCCTCCGAGGGTGATGTTGAAGTTCTTGTGGCTGCTACAGGCCTCAATTTCCGAGATGTCATGTGGACCTTAGGGCTGCTGCCAGAGGAAGCTCTCGAAGATGGTTATGGCGGGCCGAATCTCGGATTGGAAATTTCGGGAACAGTGACGCGTGTTGGCTCTGATGTTTCTGGGTTAACTGTTGGCGATAAGGTTGTTGCCTTCACATCTGGTGGCTACTCCTCTTATGTGACGTGCCCTCAATTTGCAGTAGCTAAACTTAACCAGAGCCAAGAGCTTATTTCTGCTGCGACCTACCCGGTTGCTTTTTTGACCGCTTATTATTCCCTCATCCACCTGGGAGACCTTAAAGCAGATCAATGGGTTCTTATCCATGGCGGAGCAGGTGGTGTGGGACTTGCTGCTCTTCAGATTGCAAAGCATGTGGGCGCGAAGATCATTGCGACAGCAGGAACGGAAGAAAAACGGGAAATCTTACGTCTGCTAGGCGCAGATTATACTATGGATTCCCGTAATCTTGAGTTTCCTGATGAGGTGATGGAACTCACCGACGGAAAAGGCGTACATGCCGTACTCAATTCGCTTGCCGGGGAAGCCATGGAAGCCAGTATCAACGTTGTTCGGCCGTTTGGACGCTTCCTTGAGCTGGGTAAGCGCGATTATTACGCCAATACAAAAATTGGTTTGCGCCCCTTCCGCCGCAATGTGTCGTATTTTGGTATCGACCTGGATCAGATCTTGCTGCACGATAGTGAATTGGCGCGCAAGTTGATTGAAGATGTCTTTGCCCTCATCAAGGACGGTACATTTACGCCTTTGCCTTACCTGAGTTTTGAAGGTCGCGACGTTCAGGATGCTTTTCGTCTGATGCAACGATCCGGCCATATCGGTAAAATCCTGATTACACCGCCAAAGCCAAATGAAATCAAGGTTCCTCAGGTCCATAGCAAGCTTAGATTTTCATCAGAAGGGCATCACATCGTTATAGGTGGTCTTGGTGGATTTGGGTTGGAGATTTGCCGCTGGCTGGCGGACAACGGCGCTCAGCGCATCACACTGACAAGTCGGTCTGCAACCATATCCGATTTGCACCAAAATCTAATTGAGACACTGGCTGGAAAAGGCATTTCAGTTTCCGCCGTGAGTTGTGATGTGACAGATAGAACTGCCGTTCACAACATGTTGTCAGCACACCGTGACACTGCGCCAATCAAAAACATCATTCATGCTGCAATGGTTCTGGATGACGGGATCATGCAGCAGTTAGATGAGGCCCGCTTCCGCAAAGTGCTCGAGCCAAAGGTTCAAGGTGCCAGCTTACTGAATGAACTGACGGCACAAGACGAGCTTGACCAGTTCATCCTATTCTCCTCTGCAACCACTTTGGTCGGCAATCCGGGCCAGTCCCACTACGTTGCAGCTAATGGGTATCTGGAAGGCCTTGCAAGAGCGCGCCGTCAGGCTGGTAAACCCGCAATAGCTGTAGGTTGGGGTGCTATTGGAGACGTTGGCTTCCTCGCCAGAAATAAAGATGTCTCTGGCAAACTCTCCAGACATCTGGGCGAGGCTACCATCAACGCACGTGAAGGTCTGGACATTTTACAGCTCTCGATGGAGCAAGATGATGGGCGGACGGCCAATGCTGTAATCTATATTGGCCGATTTGCTTGGGCTTCCGCACATCAATCACTGCCGCTGCTAAGCAAGCCTCTCTTTAAGGAGATTGTCGCTCGCAGTGAAGCTGGCAATGACGGTGAAGGCAAAACAGACATCATGTCCCTCATCGACGGTAAGACAGACGCGGACGCCAAGAAAATTGTGGCGCACCTGCTGGCTGGAGAGATTTCTCATATCCTCCGCCTGCCGGTAGAGGACATTTCCTTCCAACGCCCACTCGCAGAGTTAGGCATGGATTCTTTGATGGGGCTGGAACTACGCATGGGAGTTAAAAAACGCTTCGACTTGGAAATTCCGCTAACTTCCATCTCCGGAGGCACATGCCTGGATGATTTTGCAACGCAGATTTTACAAAAACTCCGCAAACGTGAAATCGGAGAGCACTCCAAAGAAGATGGCTCCCATTCGGTGTTGGCAAGCCAGCACCTCTCCAATGATCTGGATGAAGGACAGCAGTCTGTTGTTCGCGATATCCTAGATACCCAACACAATAAAACTGCACGAATTTTGAATTGA